A window of Thermostichus vulcanus str. 'Rupite' contains these coding sequences:
- a CDS encoding class I SAM-dependent methyltransferase, protein MVQSYSVCFDRAAGFYDVTRGFPAGVDEEIADAIVTAVGATQDTHFLEVGIGTGRIALPLIRRGYAYSGIDISEEMLAELRRKLRERLGQIPPQVSVQMADATALPFGEACFDVAITVHVLHLIREWQQVIGEIRRVLRPGGVYLYGYGDRVVSARGEFDPRWTEILAGLGFAPQRVGASTEEVEQYLQAEGARLERVVAAEWPTAIRAQALFDWYAQRSYSASWQIPEEIFTVAIRQFQEWFRDTYPDPQVTLLGESQFQMLLARW, encoded by the coding sequence ATGGTGCAATCCTACAGCGTCTGCTTTGATCGAGCGGCGGGCTTTTACGATGTGACCCGGGGCTTTCCCGCCGGTGTGGATGAAGAAATTGCCGATGCGATCGTGACTGCGGTGGGGGCCACCCAGGATACCCACTTTCTGGAGGTGGGTATTGGCACAGGGCGTATCGCTTTGCCCTTGATCCGCCGCGGCTATGCCTATTCCGGCATTGATATTTCTGAAGAGATGCTGGCGGAGTTACGGCGCAAGTTACGGGAAAGACTGGGCCAAATACCACCGCAGGTGTCCGTTCAGATGGCTGATGCGACCGCCTTGCCCTTCGGGGAGGCGTGTTTTGATGTGGCGATTACGGTGCATGTGCTGCATTTAATTCGGGAGTGGCAACAGGTGATTGGCGAGATTCGCCGCGTGTTAAGGCCGGGGGGAGTCTATCTCTACGGCTATGGGGATCGGGTGGTGAGCGCCCGCGGCGAGTTTGATCCCCGTTGGACAGAGATCTTGGCGGGGCTGGGCTTTGCACCCCAACGGGTGGGGGCCAGTACTGAGGAGGTGGAGCAGTACCTGCAGGCTGAGGGTGCCCGATTGGAGCGGGTGGTGGCCGCGGAATGGCCAACGGCGATCCGTGCCCAGGCGCTCTTTGATTGGTATGCCCAGCGTTCCTACAGTGCCTCTTGGCAGATCCCGGAAGAGATCTTCACGGTTGCCATCCGCCAATTTCAGGAGTGGTTTCGGGACACCTATCCCGATCCGCAGGTCACCCTTCTGGGGGAAAGCCAATTTCAGATGCTGTTGGCCCGTTGGTAG